A part of Acidisarcina sp. genomic DNA contains:
- a CDS encoding Smr/MutS family protein, with product MALLNPIPSPVEETGGAVLEWPRLLELLAGYSHSALGRKWILDLVPSSDRVWLERQHGLVDEMRLLLEQGASVPLSSLFDPTTLLDKARIPGAALEPEELRALINLMDDIGSWQGLMKTPPARVADRLPQLLALSAPLLVSDLKPLLDSLREKILPDGSLADNASSDLRRIRREQERQQRLIEEGLRATLRRLSEGGSTQDDLITIRGDRFVIPVKAEWKRRVSGVVHGASSSGQTVYVEPLETIEQNNELVRLLEEEQAEIHRIFLAMTRQVAGYAATIGPGAAVLAEVESLVIRSRFAHDFQCVRPHFADADNPALDLTNARHPLLEKRLRASGGRVVPLSIALTGDARQLIISGPNTGGKTVSLKTTGLLALMAQAGVPIPADYAVLPVFRSLLADIGDSQSIEQNLSTFSAHILNIDRISHLAGTDSLVLLDELGSATDPEEGAALAVAIAEYFLNARAWCLISTHHTSLKVYAANVSGVLNAAVGVDERTLVPNYQLRLGVPGTSAGINTAERLGLNHAIVSGARARLGSQTEDIAHFLEQLHRQLEAVTQERAHLRQREQEVAREKARLEAEGAKEARAKTREMELKLTSLLKDFEYQARETVRVIEDRAAQQKLSKEAERRIARLRREFSEQFNATVVAHNTGADRGDANAQPHVVRHVAVGDMVKLRSMGKTALVKRQIDESTFEVSIGAMKMRIARDDIAEVVSTPQQAGGTSSSPLQAARSRGVSVSVSEPDENMRAEINLIGRTADEATDELRNFLDRAFLAGLPRIRVVHGVGMGVLRRTLRAYLQQHPQVASIAEPPHNEGGAGVTLAELKQ from the coding sequence GTGGCACTCCTGAACCCCATTCCGTCGCCAGTCGAGGAGACCGGCGGCGCGGTCCTCGAATGGCCGCGCCTGCTCGAACTCCTGGCGGGCTATTCGCACTCCGCACTGGGCCGCAAGTGGATTCTCGACCTTGTCCCCTCCAGCGATCGCGTGTGGCTGGAGCGCCAGCATGGACTGGTAGACGAGATGCGCCTGCTGCTGGAGCAGGGAGCCTCGGTTCCTCTTTCCTCGCTCTTCGATCCGACAACCTTGCTGGACAAGGCGCGCATTCCCGGCGCGGCGCTGGAGCCGGAAGAGCTGCGCGCGCTGATCAACCTGATGGATGACATCGGCTCCTGGCAGGGCCTGATGAAGACTCCGCCTGCGCGCGTGGCGGATCGCCTGCCCCAGCTCCTGGCCCTTAGCGCACCGCTGCTTGTCTCCGACCTGAAGCCGCTGCTCGATTCGCTGCGGGAAAAGATCCTGCCCGACGGTTCCTTAGCGGACAATGCCTCGAGCGACCTGCGACGGATCCGCCGCGAGCAGGAGCGGCAGCAGCGCCTGATTGAAGAAGGATTGCGCGCCACCCTGCGCAGGCTCTCCGAAGGCGGCAGCACACAGGACGATCTGATCACCATCCGCGGCGACCGTTTTGTCATCCCCGTCAAAGCGGAGTGGAAGCGGCGCGTCTCCGGCGTCGTGCACGGCGCCAGCTCCAGCGGACAGACCGTCTACGTGGAGCCGCTGGAGACCATTGAGCAGAACAACGAACTGGTGCGCCTGCTGGAAGAGGAACAGGCGGAGATTCACCGCATCTTTCTCGCCATGACGCGACAGGTAGCCGGATATGCGGCCACCATCGGTCCCGGAGCCGCCGTGCTCGCCGAGGTAGAGTCGCTCGTCATCCGGTCGCGCTTCGCGCACGACTTCCAATGCGTGCGTCCACACTTTGCCGATGCGGATAACCCCGCGCTGGACCTCACCAATGCACGCCATCCGCTGCTGGAGAAGCGCCTGCGCGCATCCGGTGGAAGAGTGGTGCCCCTGTCCATTGCGCTTACCGGCGATGCGCGGCAACTCATCATCAGTGGGCCGAACACCGGCGGCAAGACCGTCTCCCTCAAGACGACAGGGCTCCTGGCGCTGATGGCGCAGGCGGGAGTCCCCATTCCTGCCGACTATGCGGTGCTGCCCGTCTTTCGCAGCCTGCTGGCGGATATCGGCGATTCCCAGTCGATCGAGCAGAACCTCTCCACCTTTTCCGCGCACATCCTCAACATCGACCGGATCTCGCATCTCGCCGGCACCGATTCGCTCGTTCTGCTAGACGAGCTCGGATCGGCCACCGACCCGGAAGAGGGTGCAGCACTGGCGGTCGCCATCGCGGAATACTTCCTTAACGCCCGCGCCTGGTGCCTCATCTCTACCCATCACACCTCGCTCAAGGTCTATGCCGCGAATGTCAGCGGCGTCCTCAACGCGGCGGTTGGCGTAGACGAACGAACGCTGGTGCCGAATTACCAGTTGAGGCTCGGCGTTCCGGGAACTTCGGCGGGCATCAACACCGCGGAGCGCCTGGGCCTGAACCACGCCATCGTTAGCGGGGCGCGCGCCAGGCTGGGATCGCAGACCGAGGATATTGCCCACTTTCTGGAGCAGCTCCACCGCCAGCTCGAAGCCGTTACCCAGGAACGCGCACACCTCAGGCAGCGCGAGCAGGAGGTGGCGCGGGAGAAGGCACGGCTGGAGGCCGAAGGAGCCAAGGAAGCGCGCGCCAAGACGCGGGAGATGGAGTTGAAGCTCACCTCCCTCCTCAAGGACTTCGAATACCAGGCGCGGGAGACCGTTCGCGTCATCGAGGATCGCGCGGCGCAGCAGAAGCTCTCCAAAGAAGCCGAGCGGCGCATCGCGCGTCTGCGTCGCGAGTTCAGCGAACAGTTCAACGCCACCGTGGTTGCGCACAACACCGGAGCCGACCGGGGAGATGCCAACGCACAGCCGCACGTCGTGCGCCACGTCGCCGTCGGCGATATGGTAAAGCTTCGCTCCATGGGCAAGACCGCGCTGGTAAAGCGGCAAATCGATGAGAGCACCTTCGAGGTCTCCATTGGCGCGATGAAGATGCGGATTGCCCGTGACGACATTGCCGAGGTGGTTTCCACTCCCCAGCAGGCCGGTGGCACTTCGAGCAGCCCGTTACAGGCCGCTCGAAGCCGTGGTGTCTCCGTCTCCGTCAGCGAACCCGATGAGAACATGCGTGCGGAAATCAACCTGATCGGCCGCACCGCGGACGAGGCCACAGACGAGCTGCGGAACTTCCTCGACCGCGCCTTCCTGGCCGGACTGCCGCGAATTCGCGTGGTTCATGGCGTCGGCATGGGAGTGCTGCGCCGCACGCTGCGCGCCTACCTGCAACAGCATCCGCAGGTAGCTTCCATCGCCGAACCGCCGCACAACGAGGGCGGAGCAGGGGTGACCCTTGCCGAATTGAAGCAGTAG
- a CDS encoding zinc ribbon domain-containing protein has translation MYCSTCGQQLQEGQQVCPKCGRPVTMPPAATQAGPPPAGLFPSRVERHVQTLAILWLVYAGWLLVTWAFAATFFAGMLGMHRPWGPVGPMGPFGPGFPFMHMPWMLPFITFMLVGRSILGILTGIALIRHERWGRTLALVAGFLALIKPLSGTALGIYTLWVLLPSESAREYEELVG, from the coding sequence ATGTACTGCAGCACATGCGGTCAACAACTCCAGGAGGGCCAGCAGGTATGCCCGAAGTGCGGTCGGCCGGTCACGATGCCACCGGCTGCCACGCAGGCAGGACCGCCGCCAGCCGGCTTATTCCCCTCGCGAGTGGAGCGGCACGTGCAGACGCTCGCCATCCTGTGGCTGGTCTATGCGGGCTGGCTGCTGGTTACCTGGGCCTTCGCAGCCACGTTCTTTGCCGGAATGCTTGGCATGCACCGCCCCTGGGGTCCAGTTGGCCCGATGGGTCCCTTCGGGCCCGGCTTTCCATTCATGCATATGCCCTGGATGCTGCCCTTTATCACGTTTATGCTGGTCGGCCGATCCATCCTGGGGATTCTGACGGGGATCGCGCTCATTCGCCATGAGCGTTGGGGGAGAACCCTGGCCCTGGTGGCTGGATTCCTCGCCTTGATCAAGCCGTTAAGTGGCACGGCGCTGGGAATCTATACGCTCTGGGTGCTTCTGCCGTCGGAGTCGGCGCGCGAGTACGAGGAACTGGTGGGGTAG